In the Nitrospirales bacterium LBB_01 genome, one interval contains:
- a CDS encoding glycosyltransferase: MNLVQALENAHDEYILWVRTDSIGDALLSHPMLDEIKKAYPQVKIAVLCQNHIRELYETCPYVNHIITFDKNRINYKPYVDCIISAIRELKPLFAFNSQYSRESISDTFTIQSGATYTAGFNGNTCNITKAERDANNALYTNLITLEESHKIELKRYVDFLSSLGITVNSLKPYLYTATDDEKMVTEEVFESFGLKHQEPIVILPSAQSTYRVYPWFLEVMEGLKDFPLIIAGGADMLAIGKRLSENFSGTCFNLISKTTIRQTAALIRKARLAICSESASAHIACAVGTPNVVIIGGGHFGRFFPYSNLTSTVSLPLNCYGCNWRCSQDSAYYCINDIEPKSVIYAVRESINGVSQKPKVYLQNSSLNPDVPEFAAIDRFVSDVEIVNLSDNAYENPNMLKPSNAFKHRLPRITIVTPSFNQAAFLEECIVSVISSGYPNLQYIVMDGGSTDGSLEIIHRYEKYLSHCQSAPDGGQYEAINEGFKLADGEIMGWINSDDKLHPGALWTVAKVFTVNKDVQWIMGRPTVWTENGKLASVLDPIPKWCRGFYLEGKIGPPHIQQESTFWRSELWENAGGCIDSSLKYAGDLELWARFFRHTSLYSVDAIISGFRARTGQKTCGQGIDLYNEEAELILKRERELYEKTRDALLPPPEIITLDTLVNFDNFDADDNDKVRTGGKSIRIHVSFSGLGAGNIGDEAMMLGFLSLYNLPDGTTVEVWDKNEPALKVFQERFEFVDYTDTETCQALCLSADCVFVIGATIVTEMLCSDWPLRVLGDKYDFCFTHGITVYAIGTGVDMIYSDTAKGLFYKGFSGITSWTVRSERSRRVLIGLGINSDKIITAADLAWHTPMNEFDPVWANDYLSSLGIDMSKPIIGVNVVNEKWIDELFIKEQLAESLDELIEKHGYQTAFFCNETREGKYFDKEAALSVIALMKNPATFVPNTYYTPIQMISMLSLCRFTISWRYHFTIFSILADTVPISVLRGDKLIELVNEFNGLHAGRPESISKVKFINALLKGQTHYDKIKLAQKEVVKNLKQRSFLNTAFISNLNSYSFAKIRVLNKNRFKQIPPGLLWVRIDSIGDALLSIGMLSEIRKKYEGYRITVLCQSHVRELYETCPYVDNIIDINKHKAGYDELYRNIVIKSLRDLNLEVALNSQYSREPLSDFFTIESAAKEKVAFFGDNGNHLSVSIREKNNLAHSKIIEIYEKKLNELRRNEQFLTALSINTPPLTPQLWLTEHDESFCEEMFNLYNLLTEKTIVVAPGAQFKYKVYERLHEALDGLEDYDICVLGGSDALPMAEKIEERCKGRVFNLINKTTLRQTAAVIKNSALLVGVDSMAAHMACTFNVPNVVVLGGGHPGRFLPYHHTTHAVTLPLNCYGCNWDSRYGINYGSDLNCRYGTIHCISGITPETINSTIKKVLAEITPKAQKLLPSWGVATGLQLDEVTAHNNKPEIIFESPSVWGFDKKVPLWKLPEDHFHLNQFKITYSHEKPQDIKLIKFNKSPYEYLVTVIVSAYKSERFIRQCLTDLCSQTIYNDLEIIVLDANSPENERKVVEEFQKIHSNITYIRTGSRIGVYSAWNIMVKLARGKYITPMSTNDRLRCDAYELLSGYLEQFPDVALVYGNTYRTKNPTDSFESHSLHSEFSWPEYSYEQLLQFSMVGPHPMWRASVHDGTGFFDETFVANGDQEFFLRLGSRYELMSVPEYTGLYWLAPDALSVEGKTPQTESERAHKKYQEMYINEMTAKLKNIERPVYIWGAGEAGKMTTSILSRYNIMPTGFVDNDKNKWGYLSEGLTVYCPDDKVINLTDISQRPFIIIASLYFREIIIELKRAGYINRKDYFTNIYTMKWI; this comes from the coding sequence TTGAATTTAGTTCAGGCATTAGAAAATGCGCACGACGAATACATCCTGTGGGTCAGAACTGACTCAATCGGTGATGCTCTGTTGTCGCATCCCATGCTTGATGAGATAAAGAAAGCGTACCCGCAAGTAAAAATAGCTGTGCTTTGTCAAAATCACATACGTGAGCTGTATGAAACCTGCCCTTATGTAAATCATATTATTACCTTTGATAAAAATCGTATCAATTATAAGCCATATGTTGACTGTATTATTTCTGCCATACGTGAGCTTAAACCGCTTTTTGCCTTCAACAGTCAATACTCCAGAGAAAGTATCTCAGACACTTTCACAATTCAAAGCGGCGCTACATACACCGCAGGGTTTAACGGTAACACTTGCAATATAACGAAAGCTGAAAGGGATGCAAATAACGCCCTCTACACTAACCTTATCACTTTGGAGGAATCTCATAAGATTGAACTTAAACGTTATGTGGATTTTCTCTCATCATTAGGGATAACTGTCAACTCTCTTAAACCCTATCTATACACAGCCACCGATGACGAAAAAATGGTCACAGAGGAGGTATTTGAGAGTTTTGGATTAAAACACCAGGAACCCATTGTGATTTTACCCTCAGCTCAGAGTACGTATAGGGTTTATCCGTGGTTCCTTGAAGTAATGGAGGGACTTAAAGATTTCCCACTTATAATAGCTGGCGGCGCTGATATGCTTGCAATTGGAAAGAGACTTTCTGAAAACTTCTCAGGCACATGTTTTAACCTAATCTCAAAAACGACTATACGACAAACTGCCGCCCTTATTCGCAAAGCAAGACTTGCTATATGTTCAGAATCGGCATCAGCACACATCGCCTGTGCCGTAGGCACGCCAAATGTGGTAATAATAGGTGGAGGCCATTTTGGCAGATTTTTTCCATATTCCAACCTGACTTCAACCGTCTCTTTGCCGCTTAACTGCTACGGCTGCAACTGGAGATGCAGCCAGGACAGCGCCTATTACTGCATTAACGATATTGAGCCAAAAAGTGTTATCTATGCTGTAAGAGAATCCATTAATGGCGTCTCACAAAAACCAAAAGTTTACCTTCAAAACAGCTCATTAAATCCTGATGTTCCAGAGTTTGCCGCTATAGATAGATTTGTTTCTGATGTTGAAATTGTAAACTTATCTGACAACGCTTATGAAAATCCCAACATGTTAAAGCCAAGTAATGCTTTTAAACATCGCCTGCCCAGGATAACAATAGTGACCCCATCGTTTAATCAGGCGGCTTTTCTTGAGGAGTGTATTGTTTCTGTGATTTCTTCGGGCTATCCCAATTTGCAATACATAGTAATGGATGGTGGCAGCACTGACGGCTCTCTTGAAATAATACACCGGTATGAAAAATACTTAAGCCACTGTCAAAGTGCTCCCGACGGTGGACAGTACGAGGCAATCAACGAGGGCTTTAAACTTGCCGACGGTGAGATAATGGGATGGATTAACTCTGACGATAAACTTCACCCCGGAGCACTATGGACTGTTGCTAAGGTGTTCACAGTTAATAAAGATGTGCAATGGATAATGGGCAGACCTACCGTGTGGACAGAAAACGGTAAGTTAGCCAGCGTACTTGACCCCATCCCTAAGTGGTGCAGAGGATTTTATTTGGAGGGAAAAATCGGCCCTCCTCATATTCAACAAGAGTCAACTTTCTGGAGGTCTGAGCTATGGGAAAATGCAGGCGGCTGCATTGACAGCTCTCTTAAGTACGCTGGAGACCTTGAACTATGGGCAAGGTTTTTCCGGCATACGAGTCTTTACAGCGTTGATGCCATTATTAGTGGATTTAGGGCGCGCACTGGTCAAAAGACGTGCGGCCAGGGGATAGACTTATATAATGAAGAGGCTGAGCTGATTCTAAAAAGAGAAAGAGAACTTTATGAAAAAACACGAGATGCTCTTTTGCCGCCCCCAGAGATTATCACACTTGACACATTAGTTAATTTTGACAACTTCGACGCTGATGACAATGATAAAGTACGCACAGGTGGAAAATCTATAAGAATTCACGTTTCCTTTTCAGGTCTTGGAGCCGGTAATATAGGCGATGAGGCTATGATGCTTGGCTTCTTATCGCTTTACAATTTGCCTGATGGAACAACTGTAGAGGTGTGGGATAAAAATGAACCCGCTCTTAAAGTATTTCAAGAGCGTTTTGAGTTTGTTGACTATACGGACACTGAGACGTGTCAGGCGCTATGTCTTAGTGCCGATTGTGTGTTTGTAATCGGTGCAACAATTGTAACAGAGATGCTTTGTTCCGATTGGCCGTTAAGAGTGCTGGGTGATAAATACGATTTCTGCTTTACACACGGGATAACTGTATATGCTATCGGAACCGGCGTTGATATGATTTATAGCGACACGGCAAAGGGACTCTTTTATAAGGGGTTTTCTGGCATAACTTCATGGACAGTCAGAAGTGAAAGAAGCAGACGAGTTTTAATAGGGCTTGGTATAAATTCTGATAAAATCATAACTGCTGCCGACCTTGCCTGGCATACTCCTATGAATGAGTTTGACCCTGTGTGGGCAAATGATTATCTTTCCTCTTTAGGCATTGATATGTCAAAACCCATTATCGGTGTCAATGTTGTCAATGAAAAGTGGATAGATGAGCTGTTTATTAAAGAACAACTGGCTGAAAGTCTTGATGAGTTAATTGAAAAGCATGGGTATCAGACAGCTTTTTTTTGTAATGAGACCAGAGAAGGAAAGTATTTTGATAAGGAAGCTGCTCTTTCTGTAATTGCTTTGATGAAAAACCCCGCCACTTTTGTTCCCAATACCTACTACACCCCTATACAGATGATTTCTATGCTGTCTCTGTGCCGTTTTACAATTTCATGGAGATACCATTTTACGATATTTAGCATTCTTGCCGACACTGTGCCTATTTCTGTTTTGCGAGGCGATAAACTGATTGAACTAGTTAATGAGTTTAACGGTTTACACGCCGGCAGACCAGAAAGTATTTCAAAGGTTAAATTTATTAACGCACTTTTAAAAGGACAAACTCATTACGATAAGATAAAATTAGCGCAAAAAGAAGTGGTTAAAAACCTAAAACAGAGGAGCTTTTTAAATACCGCTTTTATAAGTAACCTTAATTCATACTCATTTGCGAAAATAAGAGTTCTTAATAAAAACAGATTTAAGCAAATACCGCCTGGTCTTTTGTGGGTGCGAATAGATTCAATCGGGGATGCACTGCTCTCTATTGGAATGCTGTCAGAAATCAGGAAGAAATATGAGGGCTATAGGATAACTGTTTTATGCCAAAGCCATGTAAGAGAACTCTATGAGACTTGCCCATATGTTGATAACATTATTGACATAAATAAACATAAGGCGGGTTATGACGAACTTTACAGAAACATAGTGATTAAGTCCTTACGAGACCTAAACCTTGAGGTGGCGCTTAATTCACAGTACTCAAGGGAGCCGCTTTCAGACTTTTTTACAATAGAGAGTGCTGCTAAAGAGAAGGTCGCATTTTTTGGCGATAACGGAAATCACCTCTCGGTAAGTATCAGAGAGAAAAATAATCTTGCACACTCTAAAATTATAGAAATTTATGAAAAAAAGCTTAATGAACTCAGACGTAACGAACAATTTCTTACGGCACTATCAATAAATACGCCTCCGCTTACCCCTCAGTTGTGGCTGACTGAGCATGACGAAAGTTTTTGTGAGGAGATGTTTAATTTATATAATTTACTGACGGAAAAAACGATAGTGGTTGCTCCTGGGGCGCAGTTTAAGTATAAAGTTTATGAAAGACTTCATGAAGCATTAGACGGACTTGAGGACTATGATATTTGTGTTTTAGGCGGTTCTGACGCTCTGCCGATGGCTGAGAAAATAGAGGAGCGCTGTAAAGGCCGGGTGTTTAATCTCATCAATAAGACTACACTCAGACAAACGGCTGCTGTGATAAAAAACTCAGCCCTCTTAGTTGGTGTTGATTCAATGGCAGCCCATATGGCATGTACTTTTAACGTTCCAAACGTTGTGGTGCTTGGCGGAGGGCATCCAGGTCGTTTTTTGCCATATCATCACACAACTCATGCCGTCACTTTGCCGCTTAACTGCTATGGCTGCAACTGGGACAGCAGATATGGTATAAATTACGGCAGCGACTTGAATTGCAGATACGGTACTATTCACTGCATATCAGGGATAACTCCTGAGACGATTAACTCTACAATAAAAAAGGTGCTGGCAGAAATCACCCCAAAAGCTCAAAAGCTGCTCCCTTCTTGGGGAGTTGCAACGGGATTGCAATTGGATGAGGTAACAGCTCATAACAATAAGCCAGAGATAATATTTGAGTCGCCATCCGTCTGGGGTTTTGATAAAAAAGTGCCTCTATGGAAACTCCCTGAGGATCATTTTCATTTGAATCAATTCAAAATAACCTATAGTCATGAGAAACCACAAGATATAAAATTAATCAAATTTAATAAATCGCCTTATGAGTATCTTGTCACAGTTATAGTGTCGGCCTATAAGTCAGAGAGATTTATTCGGCAGTGTTTAACAGACCTTTGCAGCCAGACTATTTATAACGACCTTGAGATAATTGTTTTGGATGCGAACTCGCCGGAAAATGAAAGGAAGGTTGTGGAGGAGTTTCAGAAGATTCACTCTAATATAACTTATATAAGAACAGGAAGCCGCATAGGGGTGTATAGCGCATGGAATATTATGGTGAAACTTGCGCGAGGCAAGTACATTACCCCAATGAGCACAAATGATAGATTGAGATGTGACGCCTACGAGTTACTTTCCGGCTATCTTGAACAATTTCCTGACGTTGCTCTTGTCTATGGAAATACATATAGGACAAAAAACCCGACTGACAGTTTTGAATCTCACTCTTTGCACAGTGAGTTTAGTTGGCCGGAGTATTCGTATGAGCAACTTCTACAGTTTAGTATGGTTGGACCGCATCCAATGTGGAGAGCCTCTGTGCACGATGGTACAGGGTTTTTTGATGAAACTTTTGTTGCTAACGGTGATCAGGAGTTTTTCCTGCGACTAGGCAGCCGCTATGAACTTATGAGTGTTCCGGAATATACGGGGTTATATTGGCTTGCGCCTGATGCCTTGTCTGTGGAGGGTAAAACTCCTCAGACAGAAAGCGAACGCGCTCATAAAAAATATCAGGAAATGTATATTAACGAAATGACAGCAAAGTTGAAAAATATAGAGAGGCCTGTTTATATCTGGGGCGCAGGGGAAGCAGGGAAAATGACGACGTCTATCTTATCACGCTATAACATAATGCCGACTGGTTTTGTTGACAACGATAAAAATAAGTGGGGATATCTGTCAGAAGGACTTACCGTTTATTGCCCTGACGACAAAGTAATAAACCTGACAGACATATCACAACGGCCTTTTATAATAATTGCCTCGCTTTATTTCCGGGAAATAATCATAGAGCTTAAACGTGCTGGATATATCAACAGAAAAGACTACTTTACCAATATTTATACTATGAAATGGATATAG
- a CDS encoding HDOD domain-containing protein — protein sequence MDKNIPIIEKLNTKILSNSDFPAMGRTVALVNKQTSSESDVSVTELANTILNDYALSNKLLKMVNTVFYIKYQLDGKINTISRAVYVLGFNQVRNAALSLMLFEHISNKATAYDLREGMVMSFMTALIAREVAKQTDVEDVEAAFLCAFFHDLGKLLTIFYLPEEFLKIKEILAKDPSSEEAAVLSVLGTKFEKIGAHIAKSWHFSADIIYCMETSSQSQHSVLTQLDKLRCLTGFSSKICSITYRANQTPEVWAHSITSLLKSYKGCIDLKEEDVITILESSFKETLEYAKNFKFGINDSKFLKRLSFYLTHMGSSISCPEEVITKEKQYEDIGGISLLEIHPGDADDVVDDNPEAILMKGVQEIANTLLENYNLNDVLRMILEVLFRGFKFHRVIICIRNSKDSVMEGRFGFGPDLGKIGKSFKFALDKDSDDVFNLSLTQGVDILISDISDNRIVSKIPAWFTNLVDAQTFVLIPIIVLKTPIGLIYAEKQKANEISISQQLLRFIKTLRNQAVLAIKQRM from the coding sequence ATGGATAAAAATATACCGATAATAGAAAAGTTAAACACTAAGATACTCTCTAACAGTGATTTCCCAGCTATGGGACGCACTGTAGCTCTTGTTAATAAACAAACATCCTCAGAGAGTGACGTCTCGGTGACAGAACTTGCCAACACTATACTGAATGATTACGCTCTTTCCAATAAGCTCCTGAAAATGGTCAACACGGTTTTCTATATTAAGTACCAATTGGATGGTAAAATAAATACAATCTCACGCGCTGTTTATGTTTTAGGGTTTAATCAAGTAAGAAATGCTGCGCTGTCGCTGATGTTATTTGAACATATAAGTAACAAAGCCACAGCATATGATTTGCGAGAGGGAATGGTCATGTCCTTTATGACAGCGCTGATAGCCAGAGAGGTTGCCAAACAAACCGACGTGGAGGATGTTGAGGCGGCTTTTCTTTGCGCCTTTTTTCATGACCTTGGAAAACTGCTCACAATTTTCTATTTGCCTGAAGAGTTTTTGAAAATAAAAGAGATACTGGCAAAGGACCCGTCCTCTGAAGAGGCTGCAGTGCTCTCTGTGCTGGGAACCAAATTTGAAAAAATTGGAGCTCATATTGCAAAGAGCTGGCATTTTTCAGCCGACATAATATACTGTATGGAGACGTCGTCCCAGTCCCAGCACTCTGTCCTTACTCAACTGGATAAACTTCGTTGTTTAACCGGATTTTCTAGTAAAATATGCAGCATCACCTACAGAGCTAACCAAACACCGGAGGTTTGGGCACATTCAATTACCTCGCTTCTGAAAAGTTACAAAGGCTGCATTGACTTAAAAGAGGAGGATGTAATAACTATTCTTGAATCGTCCTTTAAGGAAACACTTGAGTATGCTAAAAACTTTAAATTTGGCATAAATGACAGCAAGTTTCTAAAGCGGCTTTCCTTTTACCTGACACACATGGGTAGCAGCATATCTTGCCCTGAAGAGGTTATAACTAAGGAAAAGCAATATGAAGACATAGGCGGTATTAGCCTGCTTGAAATACACCCCGGGGATGCCGATGACGTCGTTGACGACAACCCTGAGGCAATATTAATGAAAGGGGTTCAGGAAATAGCTAACACTTTACTTGAAAATTATAACTTAAATGATGTGCTTAGAATGATTCTTGAGGTACTGTTTAGAGGCTTTAAGTTTCACAGAGTAATAATTTGTATAAGAAACTCTAAGGACTCTGTTATGGAGGGTAGATTTGGCTTTGGGCCGGATTTAGGTAAAATAGGCAAGAGTTTTAAATTCGCACTAGATAAAGACTCTGATGATGTTTTTAATTTATCGCTTACACAGGGAGTGGATATACTGATTTCAGATATTAGCGATAACAGAATCGTTTCTAAAATTCCGGCATGGTTTACAAACTTAGTGGATGCACAAACATTTGTACTAATACCGATTATCGTACTTAAAACCCCGATTGGCCTTATTTATGCCGAAAAACAGAAAGCCAATGAGATTTCTATAAGTCAGCAACTGCTAAGATTTATAAAAACACTGAGAAACCAGGCTGTCTTAGCCATTAAACAAAGAATGTAG
- a CDS encoding UDP-glucose/GDP-mannose dehydrogenase family protein — MHIGMIGVGYVGLVTGACFSEFGVTVTCVDKDADKIKSLDNGEIPFYEPGLKDLVSRNVKQGRLHFSTNIAKAVVNSQAVFIAVGTPPNEDGTADLSHVFTVAKSIAEYINDYKVIVTKSTVPVGTGKRVKELIATVINNNIDYDVVSNPEFLREGAAIEDFMRPDRIVIGAESDRAVAVMKELYGPLYLIETPFVITNIETAELIKYAANAFLATKISFINEIANLCDKVNANVHDVARAMGLDGRIGKKFLHPGPGFGGSCFPKDTRALISIAEDSGVNLDVVSATVKANYKQRDIMLHRIIDTMDGYVKNKTLAFLGLAFKPNTDDLREAPAIYLIKELLKRGAKIRAYDPAGMENAKKLLPDITFGVDVYDTIKGADATVLTTEWNQFRNLDLKNVKAMMTGPYFFDLRNVYEPKKLTEHGFVHFSVGRR; from the coding sequence TTGCATATAGGAATGATCGGAGTCGGTTATGTAGGGTTAGTGACCGGGGCGTGTTTTTCAGAGTTTGGTGTAACAGTAACGTGTGTGGATAAGGACGCCGATAAGATAAAATCATTAGATAATGGAGAGATTCCTTTTTATGAGCCTGGACTTAAAGACCTGGTAAGCAGAAATGTTAAACAAGGACGGCTTCATTTCAGCACTAATATAGCCAAAGCAGTTGTCAACTCACAGGCAGTGTTTATAGCTGTGGGAACACCGCCTAATGAAGACGGCACAGCAGACTTATCACACGTCTTTACTGTCGCCAAATCCATAGCCGAATACATAAATGACTATAAGGTTATTGTCACAAAAAGTACAGTACCTGTAGGCACCGGCAAAAGAGTTAAGGAATTGATAGCAACTGTAATAAATAATAATATTGACTACGACGTGGTTTCAAACCCTGAGTTTTTGCGTGAAGGAGCTGCGATTGAGGACTTTATGCGACCGGACAGAATAGTGATAGGAGCCGAATCAGATAGAGCGGTAGCTGTCATGAAAGAACTATATGGCCCTCTTTATTTAATTGAAACACCTTTTGTCATAACAAACATAGAGACAGCCGAGTTGATAAAATATGCTGCAAATGCTTTTTTGGCAACAAAAATATCTTTTATAAACGAAATTGCAAATCTTTGCGATAAGGTCAATGCTAATGTTCATGACGTGGCGAGAGCGATGGGCCTGGATGGCAGGATTGGTAAGAAGTTTTTGCATCCTGGCCCCGGATTTGGCGGCTCATGTTTTCCAAAAGACACCCGTGCACTTATCAGTATTGCTGAGGATAGTGGCGTTAATCTTGACGTTGTTTCTGCAACAGTTAAAGCTAATTACAAACAACGTGACATAATGCTTCATAGAATTATTGATACAATGGATGGGTATGTTAAAAATAAAACACTGGCATTTCTTGGTCTTGCATTTAAACCTAACACGGATGACTTGAGGGAGGCTCCAGCAATTTATTTAATAAAAGAACTACTTAAAAGAGGCGCCAAAATACGTGCTTACGATCCAGCAGGCATGGAAAATGCGAAAAAACTACTTCCTGACATTACCTTTGGTGTAGACGTTTACGATACTATCAAGGGGGCAGACGCTACCGTGCTAACCACCGAGTGGAACCAGTTCAGAAATCTTGACCTAAAAAATGTTAAAGCTATGATGACCGGTCCATACTTCTTTGATTTAAGAAATGTCTATGAACCTAAAAAGCTGACAGAACATGGTTTTGTTCATTTTTCTGTCGGACGACGATGA
- a CDS encoding phosphatase PAP2 family protein codes for MYVIIVLVIKIRRDSKERLPFDTQAFLEILIIPLLTFALTDWLSNTLKLFVERIRPCNALQDVNLLVGCTQSYSFPSGHASNSFSFAISLVYFIAGRISKRWLIYPIFMAALISFSRVYVGVHYPLDVISGFFSALFIASVVIVLYRTAQKSYKKVPFETILYYSLLVISVFRVYYILDGPLDLSADEALYWDCSRRPELSYYSKGPFVMYVMYVFTHLFGVNVLALRLPAVIFTALSSVFIFKLVRLIYRTDGVNDSGKKLIEKNDFVAISSALIFQLIPLFATYGVVFTIDPPFVFFWIVSMYLLYKAAVKEQRGWILLGVCVGLGISAKYLMAFFYICTFLFFIFTGRNKILKTIKPYISLIISLAFFSPVIIWNYQHNWVTLRHTAGHAHLADGFTLSPLRLLEFIGSQLGVVTPVILVLMCIAVIKLYKNSRNTENGFLFWFSAPVLIFFLLKSLQGKVQANWPMTAYVTGIIAFSRYYLYKTEGLPWMMTFKHTRRFVKSALIVALIVTAVSHYPQVLRLPVDLDTASRLRGWKVLGEVVDKARTELKSSSDEVLIFSDKYQMTAELAFYVSGHPVVYCVALGRRMSEYDMWPGINDAAERLRVLNPNVRINALFVTDTGNAVNPVVAQSFDRCEQSIFNATERGQTLRTYSIFKCYDFKQIKDKRPDTF; via the coding sequence GTGTATGTAATCATCGTTTTAGTAATTAAAATCAGACGTGATTCAAAAGAGAGGCTGCCTTTTGACACACAGGCATTTCTTGAAATACTGATAATCCCACTCTTGACCTTTGCACTAACTGACTGGCTGTCCAACACACTCAAGCTGTTTGTGGAGCGAATAAGACCGTGCAATGCCCTACAGGACGTAAACCTGCTTGTTGGATGTACCCAATCGTATTCTTTTCCATCTGGGCACGCTTCAAATTCATTTTCCTTTGCCATATCACTGGTTTATTTTATTGCAGGGCGCATCAGTAAACGCTGGTTAATCTACCCAATATTTATGGCTGCTTTGATTTCTTTTTCAAGAGTTTATGTCGGAGTTCACTACCCTCTGGATGTAATCAGCGGCTTTTTCTCGGCGCTTTTCATAGCCTCTGTCGTTATTGTGTTATATAGGACAGCGCAAAAGTCATACAAGAAAGTACCATTTGAGACAATTCTGTATTATTCGCTATTAGTCATAAGCGTATTCAGAGTGTATTATATTTTAGACGGACCGCTTGATTTAAGTGCTGATGAGGCTCTGTACTGGGACTGCTCCAGACGCCCAGAGCTAAGTTATTACTCAAAGGGCCCGTTTGTCATGTATGTGATGTATGTGTTTACTCATCTGTTTGGCGTAAATGTTTTAGCTCTCCGGCTGCCAGCAGTAATCTTTACTGCTCTAAGCAGTGTTTTTATTTTCAAACTAGTAAGACTTATCTACAGGACAGACGGTGTTAATGACAGTGGAAAAAAGCTAATTGAAAAGAATGATTTTGTTGCCATCTCATCAGCCCTAATTTTTCAGCTAATACCCCTGTTTGCAACTTACGGAGTGGTTTTTACAATAGATCCGCCATTTGTGTTTTTTTGGATAGTTTCCATGTATCTTTTATACAAAGCGGCTGTAAAAGAACAGCGAGGATGGATTTTACTTGGCGTTTGTGTTGGGCTTGGAATTTCGGCAAAGTATCTTATGGCTTTTTTTTACATCTGTACTTTTCTGTTCTTTATCTTTACCGGCAGAAATAAAATTTTAAAAACTATAAAACCCTATATTTCATTAATCATCAGTCTCGCTTTTTTTAGTCCCGTAATTATATGGAATTACCAGCATAACTGGGTAACACTTAGGCACACGGCTGGACACGCTCACCTCGCTGATGGCTTTACATTATCACCGCTGAGGCTTCTTGAGTTTATTGGCTCTCAATTGGGTGTCGTAACACCAGTAATTTTGGTGCTCATGTGTATAGCAGTTATTAAACTTTATAAGAATAGCCGGAATACTGAGAACGGATTTCTTTTTTGGTTTTCAGCCCCTGTTTTAATATTTTTTCTTTTGAAGAGCTTACAAGGTAAAGTACAAGCAAACTGGCCAATGACAGCTTATGTTACAGGCATTATTGCATTCAGCCGGTATTATTTATACAAAACAGAGGGGCTGCCATGGATGATGACATTTAAACATACTCGGAGATTTGTTAAATCAGCCCTGATTGTAGCTTTGATAGTGACAGCCGTCAGTCATTACCCTCAAGTGCTGCGACTCCCCGTTGACTTAGACACGGCCTCACGATTACGCGGCTGGAAAGTGCTGGGCGAGGTTGTTGATAAGGCTCGTACTGAGCTTAAAAGCTCAAGTGACGAGGTGCTTATTTTTTCTGATAAATATCAGATGACAGCTGAACTCGCCTTTTATGTTAGCGGACATCCTGTTGTTTATTGTGTTGCTTTAGGACGCAGAATGAGTGAGTATGATATGTGGCCTGGAATTAACGATGCAGCAGAAAGATTAAGAGTGCTTAATCCCAATGTGAGAATTAACGCTCTTTTCGTTACAGACACTGGCAATGCTGTTAATCCTGTTGTAGCGCAGTCTTTTGACAGATGTGAACAGAGTATTTTTAACGCAACAGAACGTGGACAAACTCTCAGAACATATTCTATATTTAAGTGCTATGATTTTAAGCAAATTAAAGACAAGCGACCTGATACGTTTTGA